A single region of the Mesotoga sp. Brook.08.105.5.1 genome encodes:
- the rlmN gene encoding 23S rRNA (adenine(2503)-C(2))-methyltransferase RlmN, whose product MKDVLSFSLDELREEMLSLEEATFRAKQIFDWIYRKKAVDYSEMTNLPVSLRERLFGLLPFPVMKMEERQVADDGTEKFLWKLEDRNHIESVLLRHPTHTTFCISSQVGCALNCSFCATGAGGFTRDLSAGEIVGQVVFMEKISDKPVDNIVFMGMGEPFLNEYNVFKAISILHDPVGRDLGTRRFTISTSGIPESIRKLADSKMDVRLSVSLHSARDELRSKLMPVNRKYPLSTLREALEYYQHITGNRITVEYAMIKGVNDSKEEAQHLVEYLRGLKSFINIIPVNPVNKIYDKPSENVVVSFVETLRKAGFESALRHEKGSDIDAACGQLRQRRR is encoded by the coding sequence GTGAAGGACGTACTTTCTTTTAGTTTGGACGAACTAAGAGAGGAAATGCTTTCCTTAGAAGAAGCAACATTTCGAGCAAAGCAGATCTTTGACTGGATTTACAGGAAGAAGGCGGTGGACTATTCGGAGATGACAAATCTTCCCGTTAGTCTTCGGGAAAGACTCTTCGGGCTTCTTCCCTTTCCGGTTATGAAAATGGAGGAAAGACAGGTGGCCGATGATGGCACTGAGAAGTTCTTGTGGAAGCTGGAAGATCGCAATCACATTGAATCAGTGCTTCTGAGGCATCCAACTCATACTACGTTCTGCATCTCTTCACAGGTTGGTTGTGCGCTGAACTGCTCCTTCTGTGCTACGGGAGCCGGAGGTTTCACTCGAGACCTGTCTGCAGGCGAAATTGTCGGCCAGGTTGTATTCATGGAAAAGATCAGTGATAAACCTGTTGACAACATAGTTTTTATGGGTATGGGAGAGCCTTTTCTGAATGAGTACAATGTATTTAAAGCGATAAGCATTCTCCACGATCCCGTAGGGAGAGACCTTGGAACGCGGCGATTCACCATATCAACATCCGGTATTCCAGAATCGATAAGGAAGTTGGCCGATTCGAAAATGGATGTTAGACTGTCAGTATCGCTTCATAGTGCAAGAGACGAACTAAGGAGTAAGTTGATGCCTGTTAACAGGAAGTACCCGTTATCAACTCTTAGAGAGGCTCTAGAATACTATCAGCACATCACCGGTAACAGGATAACCGTTGAATATGCAATGATAAAGGGAGTGAATGATTCCAAAGAAGAGGCGCAGCACCTTGTGGAATATCTACGAGGGTTGAAGTCATTCATAAACATAATTCCGGTGAATCCCGTCAATAAGATCTACGACAAACCTTCAGAAAATGTAGTAGTTTCTTTTGTTGAAACTCTAAGAAAAGCAGGGTTTGAAAGTGCCCTGAGGCATGAAAAGGGAAGTGATATCGATGCAGCTTGCGGTCAGCTCAGGCAAAGAAGGAGGTAG
- the rsgA gene encoding ribosome small subunit-dependent GTPase A codes for MDRRKGVVVRFGSRNMEVVDSETGGRLVCTMPGRFRMQGIRPIVGDRVEYTLSGNGQGRIESILPRETELLRPRISNIEQILLVLSLKEPAVQNTVTDRFLVLAEFAKLPVVIVVNKVDLLHGDEIESFCEIYGEYYDICHVSSKEQINIDRLREILKGKVSVMAGMSGVGKSSLLNTLNPGLKLRVSEISRGLERGRHTTSYVELLQFEFGGLIADTPGFANLEMPEITPENLKSYFLEITQENEMCAFSDCNHIDEPGCYVKELVEAGSIHKSRYNSYLNMYNELKEREREKGGRKHG; via the coding sequence TTGGATAGAAGAAAAGGAGTAGTCGTTAGATTCGGAAGCAGAAATATGGAAGTAGTCGATAGCGAAACAGGAGGAAGACTTGTTTGCACCATGCCTGGGCGTTTTAGAATGCAGGGGATAAGACCTATTGTTGGAGATAGGGTTGAGTATACATTGAGCGGCAACGGTCAGGGTCGAATAGAAAGCATTCTTCCCAGAGAGACTGAACTATTAAGACCGCGAATCTCCAATATTGAGCAGATACTTCTTGTACTATCGTTGAAGGAACCGGCTGTTCAGAATACGGTTACTGACCGTTTTCTAGTTCTGGCAGAGTTCGCAAAACTTCCGGTAGTAATAGTTGTAAACAAAGTCGATCTGCTGCACGGAGACGAAATAGAGAGTTTCTGTGAAATCTATGGAGAATACTACGATATCTGCCACGTCTCTTCAAAAGAGCAGATCAACATTGATAGGTTACGAGAGATTCTGAAGGGTAAGGTAAGCGTTATGGCGGGAATGTCGGGCGTTGGTAAGAGCAGTTTGCTTAACACGTTGAATCCCGGTCTAAAGTTGAGGGTGTCAGAAATATCTCGAGGTCTTGAGAGAGGGAGACACACAACATCGTATGTTGAACTGCTTCAATTCGAATTTGGAGGACTGATTGCTGACACTCCAGGTTTTGCTAATCTTGAAATGCCCGAGATAACTCCGGAAAACCTGAAGAGCTATTTCTTGGAGATTACTCAGGAAAATGAAATGTGCGCATTTTCCGATTGCAATCACATTGATGAGCCCGGTTGTTATGTCAAGGAGCTGGTCGAAGCTGGGAGTATTCATAAGAGTCGCTACAACAGTTACCTGAATATGTATAATGAACTGAAGGAAAGAGAAAGAGAGAAGGGAGGAAGAAAACATGGCTAA
- the rpe gene encoding ribulose-phosphate 3-epimerase, translating to MAKISPSILAADLTNLACEVKKVREADFLHIDVMDGMFVPNITFGVPIMEALGRLDHPPLDVHLMIEEPSKYVKDYALLGAKNLHVHVEGNYHLHRLLGEIRENGANAFVVLNPSTPVSSLEEVFPFVDGILVMTVNPGYTGQKFIPEAAAKIGVLDRIRSEKGFSFVIAVDGGVSLGNAKDLVDMGADILVMGAAVFRAKDPSIVVERIKEIRR from the coding sequence ATGGCTAAGATATCTCCCTCTATTCTAGCTGCAGATCTTACAAATCTGGCCTGCGAAGTAAAAAAAGTACGCGAAGCAGATTTTCTTCACATAGATGTTATGGATGGAATGTTTGTCCCCAATATTACTTTCGGAGTGCCTATTATGGAGGCACTTGGAAGACTTGATCATCCTCCATTGGATGTACATTTGATGATAGAGGAGCCCTCAAAGTATGTTAAGGATTACGCATTACTCGGTGCCAAAAACCTCCACGTACATGTCGAGGGAAACTATCATCTTCACAGACTGCTTGGGGAGATAAGGGAGAATGGGGCTAACGCATTCGTTGTGCTGAACCCTTCAACGCCTGTTTCTTCGCTCGAAGAAGTGTTTCCCTTTGTGGATGGTATTCTGGTTATGACAGTCAACCCGGGCTATACAGGCCAGAAATTCATCCCCGAAGCTGCCGCAAAGATCGGAGTTCTCGACCGAATTCGTTCTGAAAAAGGTTTCTCATTCGTTATTGCAGTAGATGGGGGCGTGAGTCTGGGAAACGCGAAGGATTTGGTTGATATGGGAGCGGACATTCTTGTTATGGGGGCAGCCGTATTTAGAGCGAAAGATCCATCGATTGTTGTTGAAAGGATTAAGGAGATTAGACGGTGA
- the rdgB gene encoding RdgB/HAM1 family non-canonical purine NTP pyrophosphatase: MKLYLVTSNENKLREVRLLSPENIVIDSIATIVTVREVIENAETFMGNSLKKIEAYKELGVPLLADDSGLVIDSLGGFPGISSARFMEGKDYPRKMEAILSRMKGKEERTARFICAALFYDPSREMLLGVEGKVEGSIALEISGEDGFGYDPIFIPSGFSETFGILGDSVKNELSHRSDAFRKLFSLVSLYNERQ, translated from the coding sequence GTGAAGCTGTATCTTGTGACTTCAAATGAGAACAAGCTTAGGGAGGTGCGGTTACTTTCGCCGGAGAATATCGTGATTGATTCTATTGCAACTATTGTAACGGTTAGAGAGGTTATAGAGAATGCGGAGACCTTCATGGGTAATTCTCTTAAGAAGATCGAAGCATACAAGGAATTGGGTGTCCCTTTGCTTGCAGATGATTCGGGCCTAGTAATTGATTCTTTGGGAGGCTTTCCCGGGATTAGCTCAGCCAGATTCATGGAGGGTAAAGATTATCCTCGAAAGATGGAGGCAATTCTTAGCCGAATGAAAGGCAAAGAAGAAAGGACTGCCAGATTCATCTGTGCAGCCCTCTTCTATGATCCTTCAAGAGAGATGTTGCTTGGTGTAGAAGGCAAGGTTGAAGGTTCCATTGCCCTAGAGATTTCGGGAGAAGATGGTTTTGGCTACGATCCGATATTTATCCCTTCTGGTTTCTCCGAAACATTTGGTATCCTAGGCGATTCAGTCAAAAATGAACTTTCACACAGATCCGATGCATTTAGGAAGCTGTTTTCACTGGTCTCCCTTTATAACGAGAGACAATGA
- the lgt gene encoding prolipoprotein diacylglyceryl transferase, with the protein MKKKVVLISVAVVSVVALFFLLKAVFSGELILNPVIVENLGPFSIRWYGVMIAAGIIVAYLIGRHQGLKEGIEEDYMIEAVFIGIIFGVLGARLYYVAFNFDFYRGDFWSILRTWDGGLAIHGAFFAALIVVFLYVTLRKKAKLSFLQATDIFTAVLPLAQAIGRWGNFFNYEAYGAPTELPWKMFVPLRYRMPGYSGDEFFHPTFLYESLANVAIFSFLYWYLGKRKNYGEVTALYMIFYSIVRFFVEGLRLDSLYIGQTDIRTAKVVSVALLFAGIILLIVSRYKGRPVKTAS; encoded by the coding sequence ATGAAGAAGAAAGTAGTTCTGATATCGGTAGCTGTTGTTTCCGTAGTTGCGTTGTTTTTTCTTTTGAAAGCGGTATTCAGCGGGGAGTTAATACTTAATCCAGTAATAGTCGAAAATCTCGGCCCCTTTTCAATCAGATGGTACGGAGTGATGATCGCGGCAGGGATCATCGTTGCTTACCTTATAGGAAGACACCAGGGTCTCAAAGAAGGAATAGAGGAAGACTACATGATAGAAGCAGTCTTTATCGGGATTATTTTCGGAGTTTTGGGCGCAAGACTCTACTACGTGGCGTTCAATTTCGATTTCTACAGGGGCGACTTCTGGAGTATCTTGAGAACATGGGATGGTGGTCTTGCCATCCACGGAGCTTTCTTTGCAGCTCTGATTGTGGTTTTTTTGTATGTAACTTTAAGAAAAAAGGCTAAGCTATCCTTTCTGCAGGCCACGGATATCTTCACTGCCGTTTTGCCACTGGCTCAGGCTATCGGACGTTGGGGAAACTTCTTCAATTATGAAGCATATGGCGCACCTACCGAGCTCCCATGGAAGATGTTTGTTCCGTTAAGATACCGGATGCCAGGGTATTCTGGAGATGAGTTTTTCCATCCGACTTTTCTTTACGAGAGCCTCGCAAATGTCGCCATCTTTTCCTTTCTTTATTGGTATCTTGGTAAGAGGAAGAACTACGGTGAAGTCACTGCGCTGTACATGATCTTCTATTCTATCGTTAGATTCTTTGTTGAAGGACTGAGACTCGACAGCCTTTACATAGGTCAAACAGACATAAGAACGGCCAAGGTAGTTTCAGTTGCTTTGCTGTTTGCTGGAATCATTCTGCTCATTGTCTCTCGTTATAAAGGGAGACCAGTGAAAACAGCTTCCTAA
- the tig gene encoding trigger factor, which translates to MEKNFVKKEENVETFLFSFDSEEVRQAEKDVAKYVNQQYSIPGFRKGKVPLNIVRNFLAESFEEMVLEVLSDKIEDAIKDENLLIPAVINDQKMEGEGATIEVMLHRDPEIKILDYANLELKIPKKDEVVLNYVNNRLEELRNEHAILEPKDGPVENGDIIKIEYTIVKDGKKIADKKVQELNITPEDDRPIVKNVIGKMKEESVEFTRTFEDSDNEYFYSVRILEVLKKNPLDLDDEFAKTVNAEANSLEELREIVEKEGMESFINWQKDFLRQQAMDKINDLVEIEISDSTLDYFVQRTIENSKKDKSYENYLNQAGSEDKLVDNFRKGVFDEIKKTRFIHEIASKEGFEAEEEEIEAFAEEMAPYWGISADRAKEMVSTREDVRSDIVSTIIRNKVLDAVVEKASISEMEPQSEEEQQEAADLHENSSQD; encoded by the coding sequence GTGGAAAAGAATTTCGTTAAGAAGGAAGAGAATGTTGAGACATTTCTCTTTTCCTTTGATTCAGAAGAAGTAAGACAGGCAGAGAAGGATGTAGCCAAATATGTGAACCAACAATATTCAATACCAGGATTCAGAAAGGGAAAGGTACCGCTGAACATAGTGAGGAACTTTTTGGCAGAGAGCTTTGAAGAAATGGTCCTCGAAGTCCTGTCAGACAAGATTGAGGATGCGATCAAGGATGAGAATCTTCTTATACCTGCTGTGATAAACGATCAGAAGATGGAGGGAGAGGGAGCAACCATCGAAGTCATGCTTCACAGAGATCCGGAGATCAAGATTCTCGATTATGCAAACCTCGAGCTGAAAATACCAAAGAAAGACGAAGTTGTTCTAAATTATGTGAACAACAGACTGGAAGAACTTAGAAATGAGCATGCAATATTAGAACCTAAGGACGGCCCAGTCGAGAATGGAGACATAATCAAAATCGAGTATACTATTGTAAAAGATGGAAAAAAGATAGCCGACAAGAAGGTCCAGGAGTTGAATATCACCCCAGAAGACGATAGACCTATAGTGAAAAATGTGATCGGAAAGATGAAGGAAGAATCGGTTGAGTTTACGAGAACATTTGAAGACTCCGATAACGAGTACTTCTATTCTGTAAGGATTTTGGAAGTGCTTAAGAAGAACCCTCTGGATCTAGATGACGAATTTGCGAAGACAGTGAATGCTGAAGCGAACTCACTTGAGGAACTCAGAGAAATCGTCGAAAAGGAGGGAATGGAGTCTTTCATCAATTGGCAGAAAGACTTCCTCAGGCAACAGGCAATGGATAAGATCAATGACCTCGTAGAGATAGAGATCTCAGATTCGACACTTGATTATTTCGTTCAGAGAACAATAGAGAATTCAAAGAAGGATAAGAGTTATGAGAACTACTTGAATCAGGCCGGAAGCGAAGATAAGCTTGTCGATAACTTCAGAAAGGGTGTATTCGATGAGATAAAGAAGACGAGGTTCATTCATGAGATAGCATCCAAAGAAGGGTTTGAGGCAGAAGAAGAGGAAATTGAAGCCTTTGCTGAAGAGATGGCTCCATATTGGGGGATTTCTGCCGACAGAGCAAAAGAAATGGTGAGCACTCGTGAAGACGTTAGAAGTGATATCGTTTCCACGATCATCAGAAACAAGGTTCTGGATGCTGTTGTAGAAAAGGCTTCTATTAGTGAGATGGAACCCCAATCTGAAGAAGAGCAACAGGAGGCCGCTGATTTGCACGAGAACTCCTCTCAAGATTAG
- a CDS encoding metallophosphoesterase, which produces MTWMIMSDSHDSITRISEAVSVAIDREVDVLIHCGDLISPFAAEELLRFSGELHVVVGNNDGELIGLKSMLGDSLVKGPNEIEIQGYSVVVMHEPFGLKDTVRADFLLYGHTHNLDIRLDSKPVIINPGECCGYLTGRPTVVIIEPESLKYELIELQ; this is translated from the coding sequence ATGACATGGATGATAATGTCGGATTCTCATGACAGCATTACAAGAATTTCCGAGGCTGTAAGCGTGGCAATAGACCGCGAGGTAGATGTTCTTATTCACTGCGGAGATCTTATTTCGCCGTTTGCTGCAGAAGAGCTGTTGAGGTTCAGCGGGGAGCTTCACGTAGTAGTCGGAAATAACGACGGAGAGTTGATTGGCTTAAAAAGTATGCTTGGTGATTCGTTAGTGAAGGGCCCCAATGAAATCGAGATCCAGGGTTATAGCGTGGTTGTGATGCATGAACCTTTTGGGCTTAAAGATACTGTTAGAGCAGATTTCTTGCTTTACGGGCATACTCATAATCTTGACATAAGACTTGATTCCAAACCAGTTATAATCAATCCTGGGGAATGCTGCGGCTACCTCACAGGAAGACCAACAGTGGTAATAATCGAACCGGAAAGCCTAAAGTATGAGCTAATAGAACTCCAGTAA
- a CDS encoding TIGR03936 family radical SAM-associated protein produces MIKKRLVIRFCCGGLLRFLSHQETVTAIERTIRRSKLPVTYTQGFHPRVKTGYSQAVPTGVASFAHYVFLETETEVSDPVKALNFSSCFTLKAQKAWYIPSSYTRIDNLIDSYRLSLSLPKERYVPDSYDSELKVSKKTKRGYKEFRAGDVFKDLTVTPLRTVYMVKYSQPVDSMVSAEEILKIFSKDGTASYEGVFVFVEEALVKGKRTSDILDEIGGIRNVWSQ; encoded by the coding sequence TTGATTAAGAAGAGATTGGTAATTCGTTTCTGCTGTGGAGGTCTTCTAAGATTTCTTTCGCATCAGGAGACGGTTACGGCAATAGAAAGGACAATCAGAAGATCGAAATTGCCCGTTACTTACACTCAGGGATTCCACCCTCGGGTCAAAACAGGTTACTCTCAGGCAGTTCCAACAGGGGTGGCAAGTTTTGCGCATTATGTTTTCCTCGAGACAGAGACAGAAGTCTCTGACCCAGTGAAAGCCCTAAACTTTTCCTCTTGTTTCACTCTAAAGGCTCAGAAAGCATGGTATATTCCTTCGAGTTACACAAGAATAGATAATCTGATTGATTCCTACAGATTATCGCTTTCACTTCCGAAAGAGCGCTATGTTCCAGATTCGTATGACAGCGAGCTCAAAGTTTCTAAGAAGACTAAGAGAGGTTACAAAGAATTCAGAGCAGGAGATGTATTTAAGGACCTCACAGTGACTCCCTTGAGAACCGTCTATATGGTAAAATATTCCCAGCCAGTAGACTCAATGGTTTCAGCGGAGGAAATACTCAAGATTTTTTCGAAAGATGGTACCGCTTCTTACGAAGGGGTGTTTGTTTTTGTGGAGGAAGCTCTCGTAAAAGGGAAGCGGACTTCAGATATTCTGGATGAAATAGGAGGGATTCGAAATGTCTGGTCACAATAA
- a CDS encoding YebC/PmpR family DNA-binding transcriptional regulator, translating to MSGHNKWANIKHRKGAQDAKRSKVFTKIIRELMVAAREGGSDPNTNTSLRAAIERARGANMPKDTMEKAIKKGAGELEGQTFSEALYEGYAPGGVALLIRCLTDNKNRTAQEIRHTLSKYGGSMAESGAVSWMFERKGIITVSKEQISDLDEFQLLAIEAGAEDIKDDTDPIEIITLPDSVSDVKTALEENGYSLSYEMSYIPSNSLKVEGSEAGKLFKLLDILEDNDDVQEVYDNSDIDEAEMEALADQFG from the coding sequence ATGTCTGGTCACAATAAGTGGGCGAATATCAAGCACAGGAAAGGCGCTCAGGATGCCAAGAGATCCAAGGTTTTCACGAAAATCATCAGAGAACTAATGGTTGCGGCAAGAGAAGGAGGATCAGATCCTAATACGAACACTTCTCTGAGGGCTGCTATAGAAAGGGCTAGAGGCGCGAATATGCCAAAAGACACAATGGAGAAGGCAATCAAGAAAGGCGCCGGAGAACTTGAGGGGCAAACGTTCTCCGAAGCTCTTTATGAAGGGTATGCTCCTGGAGGGGTAGCACTTCTTATAAGATGTCTTACTGATAACAAGAATAGGACCGCTCAAGAGATCAGGCATACCCTTTCGAAGTACGGTGGCTCTATGGCAGAGAGTGGCGCGGTTAGTTGGATGTTTGAAAGAAAGGGAATCATTACTGTCTCTAAAGAGCAGATTTCCGACCTTGATGAGTTCCAGCTTCTTGCAATCGAGGCAGGAGCCGAGGACATAAAGGACGACACCGATCCAATAGAGATTATAACCCTTCCTGATTCGGTATCTGATGTCAAAACGGCGCTCGAAGAAAACGGGTATTCTCTTTCTTACGAGATGAGCTATATACCAAGCAATAGTCTGAAGGTTGAGGGTTCAGAAGCGGGTAAGCTTTTTAAGCTCCTTGACATTCTTGAGGACAACGATGATGTTCAGGAGGTTTATGACAACTCGGATATTGATGAAGCCGAAATGGAGGCACTTGCCGATCAGTTTGGCTGA
- the lspA gene encoding signal peptidase II, protein MPSLLGITLALILDQVSKYFVENEMTYFQRIDLAGDFFGLRYVRNTGVAFGLFKNQEPWLLALIAVAIVVTIVILSNANSSKLSKWESFFIGLIAGGALGNNLIDRLRLGHVVDFFELRGFPAIFNFADMCIVFGAALLTLSVYRREKSASRDNSLQA, encoded by the coding sequence TTGCCTTCTCTTCTAGGAATTACCCTAGCTCTGATTCTTGATCAGGTAAGTAAGTACTTTGTTGAGAATGAAATGACGTATTTTCAGCGAATAGATTTGGCTGGCGACTTCTTCGGCTTAAGATATGTCAGAAATACGGGTGTTGCGTTCGGTCTATTCAAGAACCAAGAACCCTGGCTTCTGGCTCTTATAGCTGTTGCAATTGTCGTAACGATTGTGATCCTTTCTAATGCAAACTCATCGAAGTTGTCAAAATGGGAGTCCTTCTTCATTGGTCTGATTGCTGGAGGTGCGCTCGGAAATAACCTGATAGACAGACTGAGACTCGGCCATGTAGTTGACTTCTTCGAGCTGAGAGGGTTTCCCGCGATATTCAACTTCGCAGACATGTGTATAGTGTTCGGTGCAGCATTGCTAACTCTTTCAGTATACCGAAGGGAGAAAAGTGCTTCAAGAGATAACAGTCTCCAGGCGTGA
- a CDS encoding RluA family pseudouridine synthase — MLQEITVSRREDGWRLDKIVVEKAPPWISRTFVQRQIMESKVFVDGRARKPAYKVKSGEIITFELPDKPQILSVEPEDIPLDIIFEDRDIIVVNKEPGIIVHPLPRKQTGTLVNALLNHCGDLQGIGGVTRPGIVHRLDKDTSGVIIVAKNDLAHVSLSSQFKNRLTSKDYLALVKGKTPASGKIDYSIARHPVNRLKMSINCNGKESLTNFRTLRNFSELASLVLVSPKTGRTHQIRVHMKEKGFPLLGDAVYGKARDDEIFGVRRQMLHALRLTVLHPRSGRRMTFLATLPEDMKEAIVNLSELVEKKA, encoded by the coding sequence GTGCTTCAAGAGATAACAGTCTCCAGGCGTGAAGACGGCTGGAGGCTTGACAAGATAGTAGTTGAGAAAGCCCCCCCGTGGATTTCACGTACTTTTGTGCAGCGGCAGATTATGGAGTCTAAAGTTTTTGTTGACGGAAGAGCTAGAAAGCCGGCGTACAAGGTGAAGTCCGGAGAAATAATAACTTTCGAACTGCCGGACAAGCCCCAAATACTATCAGTAGAACCAGAAGATATCCCTCTAGACATAATATTCGAAGATAGAGACATAATCGTTGTCAATAAGGAACCAGGTATTATTGTTCACCCTCTTCCGAGAAAACAAACCGGCACACTTGTAAACGCTTTGCTTAATCATTGCGGCGATCTTCAAGGTATTGGTGGTGTAACAAGACCCGGGATAGTTCACAGGCTTGACAAAGACACTAGCGGCGTAATAATCGTTGCAAAGAATGATCTTGCTCATGTCTCCCTCTCCTCACAGTTCAAGAACAGGCTGACCTCAAAAGATTATCTTGCTCTCGTTAAGGGTAAGACACCCGCATCTGGCAAGATAGATTACTCCATTGCACGTCATCCCGTAAACAGACTGAAGATGTCAATAAATTGCAACGGTAAGGAATCTCTTACGAATTTTCGGACACTAAGGAACTTTTCTGAACTTGCCTCTTTAGTTCTTGTGAGTCCAAAAACTGGCAGAACTCATCAAATAAGAGTTCATATGAAAGAAAAGGGCTTCCCTCTTCTGGGTGATGCAGTCTACGGAAAGGCAAGAGATGACGAGATATTTGGAGTGAGAAGGCAGATGCTCCATGCACTAAGACTAACCGTCTTACACCCTCGGTCCGGGAGAAGAATGACTTTCTTGGCAACACTTCCTGAAGACATGAAGGAAGCGATAGTTAATCTAAGCGAATTGGTGGAGAAGAAGGCATGA